GAGGAACCTGATCCGCCGCCCGAATTAGCCTGCATTCCAGTTCCAGCGCCTTTCCAGAACCCAAAGCATCTCGCCATGAGCGGCGAGTCTGAGAGATGTCCTCCACATGCACGCCAGCAGAATCGCACCAGGACTTTCTGTCATCGGATCCAAAATATTCATGCCAGATATCGTTGCAATAGAGCAGCTCTCCATCGGCACTGGAGGTCCAAACCATGGCGGGCAAGGCATTGGTCACCTGCTGAAACAGAAGCTCTGTCTCTCGCAGCTTCATCTCCGCTTCCACGCGGGAACGATGCTCCGCATACTCTTTGAGGGCGCGGCGAATCGCAGGCACCAGACGCTCCATTCGAGCCTTCAGCACATAGTCCGTCGCGCCGCGATGCAGCGTCTCCACTGCAACCTCTTCGCCGAGTACACCTGATACAAAGATGAAGGGTAAGTGCTTGTCATCGTGGCGCACAATCTCGAGCGCCGACAATCCATCAAAATCCGGCAGAGCATAATCGGCGAGAATCAGGTGCCAAGTATGCTCCGCATACTTCTGAAGAAAATCAGAACGATTGCTGGCTACATGCACTTCAAAGTCATAACCAGCCTGTTGCAAACGGCTCTGCGCCAGTTCAATATCCAGCGGGTTGTCCTCAAGAATCAGGACTGAAGGCCGTGCATCTCCTGCGGAAAGGGTCATCCTAAACAAGCCTCCGGATCACAAAGGGAGGAGGTTCGTTTACGACAGCCCAAAATACCCCAAGATCCTGTATTGCTTTGATGAAGTCAGGAAAAGCCACCGGCTTGACCACGTAAGCATTGCTGCCTAATTGATACCCGGCAAGAATATCCTGCTCTTCGCGTGAAGAAGTGAGAAGGACCACAGGGAGATGCCTCAGTTCCTGTTCTTTGCGAATCATCGAAAGAACCTCCAGCCCGTCTACCTTGGGCAGCTTAATGTCGAGCAGCACCACCGCCGGATTTCCATGTGAACGCTCTGCATACTGACCGCGATAAAACAGATAGTCGCAAGCCTCTTCCCCATCTCGCGCAATAACGACTTCGTTCGCAAGGCCACTCTTGGCGAGGGCTGTCAGGCTCAACTCAAGATCATTCGGGTTATCTTCTACCAGCAAAATTGGTCGTAGCACGGTTTCCTCTCGAGGCGATCTCAGGACTGCAGGCTTTCAGGTATTGGCAGTGAAAAAAAGAAAACAGCACCCACGTTCAACTTTCCCTCGGCCCAGGTCTGGCCGCCATGGCGCGCAACGATCCGGCGCACGTTTGCGAGACCGATCCCGGTCCCTTCAAACTCCTCTATCCTATGCAGCCGCTGAAACGCTCCAAACAGCTTGTGCGCGTAGCGATTATCAAATCCAACGCCGTTATCGCGAACGCTGAAAATATATTGCTGATGATCGCGATGCGCACTTACCTCTATACGAGCGAGAGCGCGCTTGCTTGTGTACTT
The DNA window shown above is from Acidobacterium capsulatum ATCC 51196 and carries:
- a CDS encoding response regulator; the encoded protein is MLRPILLVEDNPNDLELSLTALAKSGLANEVVIARDGEEACDYLFYRGQYAERSHGNPAVVLLDIKLPKVDGLEVLSMIRKEQELRHLPVVLLTSSREEQDILAGYQLGSNAYVVKPVAFPDFIKAIQDLGVFWAVVNEPPPFVIRRLV